The following proteins are co-located in the Paenibacillus sp. FSL H8-0079 genome:
- a CDS encoding WXG100 family type VII secretion target, producing MRIRVEPDVLRALSRQIQYAAEQIQQKMAVLDQAIHSLEWEVESRAAVMNEWNHSKRLGEDALRRLMDLSVQLGRKALLFQQADMEYRSVLSHVNTAYGNAVNMLNVLQNNRTGEIMPAHSATVAVVSDPLSAMAAVYRVQDAAPPDGSPATLVQAMQPEPVAWRFTDPSFRGRRGTEPVVS from the coding sequence ATGCGCATTCGTGTGGAACCGGATGTGCTTCGGGCACTGAGCAGGCAGATTCAGTATGCAGCGGAGCAAATACAGCAAAAGATGGCAGTGTTGGATCAGGCGATTCATTCGCTGGAGTGGGAGGTTGAATCCCGCGCAGCGGTGATGAATGAATGGAATCACAGTAAACGACTGGGCGAGGATGCGCTTCGTCGATTGATGGACTTAAGCGTACAGCTGGGACGCAAAGCGTTGTTATTCCAGCAGGCAGACATGGAGTATCGTTCCGTGCTGAGTCATGTGAACACAGCCTATGGTAATGCGGTCAATATGCTGAATGTTCTTCAGAACAACCGTACAGGAGAAATCATGCCTGCACATTCTGCAACTGTAGCTGTAGTATCCGATCCCCTTTCCGCAATGGCGGCCGTATATCGTGTACAGGATGCCGCTCCGCCTGATGGCTCCCCGGCTACACTGGTACAGGCCATGCAGCCTGAGCCTGTAGCATGGAGATTCACAGACCCTTCCTTTCGGGGAAGAAGAGGAACCGAGCCTGTGGTTTCCTGA
- a CDS encoding WXG100 family type VII secretion target, whose protein sequence is MAGRILVTPEQLDQVSNQFKQSGEQSQQIVSTLTQSITSMEGQWEGMTKQRFFQEFQEASKQMQSFVQTLNSISAELTAIANKFRTADQAR, encoded by the coding sequence ATGGCAGGACGTATTTTAGTTACCCCAGAGCAGCTTGATCAGGTTTCCAACCAATTTAAACAAAGCGGTGAGCAAAGTCAGCAAATCGTATCTACATTGACTCAATCCATCACAAGCATGGAAGGACAATGGGAAGGTATGACAAAGCAACGCTTCTTCCAGGAGTTCCAAGAAGCTAGCAAACAAATGCAATCGTTCGTTCAAACGCTGAACAGCATCAGCGCTGAACTTACAGCTATTGCTAACAAATTCCGTACAGCTGACCAAGCTCGTTAA